AACCGCTGCCGCCAGCCTTTGCCAACCAACCCGCCTATTTTAATAAAAACCAGGCGATAACCCAGTGGCGGTATAACCCGGACCTCCAGTCCTTTTCTGGTTCCGGCAAAGACTATGTCCAAGTCGGGAAAACGCCGGTTAAATTCCTGGGCCAGGGATATACCGGGAAACAAATGGCCGCCGGTGCCACCGCCGGCAAACATGATCATTTTTGGCTCTGGCATAGTTTAATATCCCCGGGATGGTCGCCGACTAACAGCGGCTTCCTCCTGACGGCAGACATTCATCAGAATACCCATCGCCGTAAAACTGATTAACAATGATGTTCCCCCATAGCTTAAAAAGGGATAGGTCAATCCTTTGGTGGGCAAAACCCCCATGGCAACCCCCATATTGACCAGCATCTGCACCACAACCAGGAAAGTCAGTCCCACCGCCAACAGCATTCCGAACCGATCACGACTGGCCAAGGCAATCCGAACACCGGTCACCAGCAAAACCAGGATGCCCAGGATCAGAAAACAAATCCCCAAAAACCCCATTTCTTCGCCGATGGTGGCAACAATAAAATCCGTATGGGGCTCGGGGAGGAAAAAAAGCTTCTGCTTGCCATCTCCCAAGCCGACTCCGTTAACACCCCCGACCCCTAAAGCCATCATGGATTGAATTACCTGAAAGCCACTTCCCAGCGGATCTTTCCACGGGTCAAGGAAGGACATAATTCTTTTCAGACGGTAGGGAGATCGATACACTGTCAGGACAATTCCCGGCAATAGCAACAGACCCAAGGAAAACAGATGTATCAATCTGGCCCCGCCAACCCAGGACAACATAACCACCAGCAATAGAAGCAGAGCCGAAGTACCAAAATCCGGCTCCATCATCAGCAGACCGACAAAGAGCATCAAAATAAGCAGAGGCGGCAACAGCCCCCGGGTGAAATTCCGTAATTCATTTTCAGAGTTAGCCAGGTAGGAACCGATATAAATAACCATAACCAGTTTACACAATTCCCCTGGTTGAACCGTAAAAAACGGGGTTTGCAACCAGCGGCTTGCCCCACCCGCCTGACGACCAAACCCGGGAACCAGGACCAGAACCAGCAAAAGCAGATTGATAAAGAGCAGGGGCGCACATAATTTGGCCCACCAATGATAATCTATCCGCCGGCAGACGGCCATGGCGACACAGCCCAATCCCAGAAAAATCAACTGGCGGGAAAGGAAATAATAGCTGTAACCATACTTATTTTTGGCCAGCACCGCACTGGAACTGAAAATCATCAAAGCACCAAGCACAATCAGGCAGAGCACCACCAGCAAAAGAATGATTTCCTTGCGTTTCATCTAATCCTGACCTTCAAGCTTATGGACCATGCGGATAAACGCCTTGCCGCGCTGTTTATAATTGCTAAATTCATCAAAACTGGCACATCCAGGAGATAGCAATACCACATCACCGGGATGTGCTAAGCGGGATCCGGCCACTACGGCTTCCTGGAGATTTGCCGCTTTCACTCCGGCGCAAAAATGAGGCAATTGACGAGCAATCAGTTCCGCTGCTTCGCCAAAAGGAATAATCTCTCTGACCCGACCGCCCAAAATATTCTCCAGCTCAGCAAATCTTGCCCCTTTATCCCGGCCGCCCAGCAAAAGGACAACCGGCTGCTCAAAACTGACAATGGCTTTAGCCACCGCGTCAATATTTGTGGCTTTTGAATCATTGACATAATCTATCCCCGCCACCCGGAAAACATATTCCAGCCGATGCACTAAACCGCCGAATGAAGCCAAAGCCGAAATCATTACCTCGGGCTCCAGCCCATAAATCAATCCAACCATAAAAGCTGCCAGCACATTGCTGCGATTATGCTCGCCCACAACCTTTAAGGATGGTACGGTAATTTTAGCGGAAATCACTTTGCCACCTTCACCAGGCAAGTGGTAACTGATCCATTGGTCAAAAAAATTTCCACCAAGGTCCAGGGTAGTTCGACAACTGAAAGGCAACGGTCGCGATATCTGCTCCCCATTCAACCAGCGTTCTTCCAATTTCCGGTACTGAATTTCGAGCTGTTCATCATCAATGTTCAGCAACAGATAGTCTGCGCGTTGCTGATTCTTCATTATGCTCATTTTTGCCGCCAGATAGGCATCTTCATCGGCATATCGATCCTGATGAT
The window above is part of the Pseudomonadota bacterium genome. Proteins encoded here:
- the ftsW gene encoding putative lipid II flippase FtsW, translated to MKRKEIILLLVVLCLIVLGALMIFSSSAVLAKNKYGYSYYFLSRQLIFLGLGCVAMAVCRRIDYHWWAKLCAPLLFINLLLLVLVLVPGFGRQAGGASRWLQTPFFTVQPGELCKLVMVIYIGSYLANSENELRNFTRGLLPPLLILMLFVGLLMMEPDFGTSALLLLLVVMLSWVGGARLIHLFSLGLLLLPGIVLTVYRSPYRLKRIMSFLDPWKDPLGSGFQVIQSMMALGVGGVNGVGLGDGKQKLFFLPEPHTDFIVATIGEEMGFLGICFLILGILVLLVTGVRIALASRDRFGMLLAVGLTFLVVVQMLVNMGVAMGVLPTKGLTYPFLSYGGTSLLISFTAMGILMNVCRQEEAAVSRRPSRGY
- the murD gene encoding UDP-N-acetylmuramoyl-L-alanine--D-glutamate ligase, yielding MNMHAEPKKNELQGKHVLVVGLGVSGVAVARFLCRQGALVSVSDSRSAKELADAVSQLELLPLSELETGGHTLSLFLKQDMIVASPGVPFSLEVLEQARARDIPVIGEIELASRFMQVPLIGLTGTNGKTTTVTLLGEIFKAAGRKAFVGGNIGTPAVDMLLPDAGWELGILELSSFQLEGMVDFRPRVAVILNVTPDHQDRYADEDAYLAAKMSIMKNQQRADYLLLNIDDEQLEIQYRKLEERWLNGEQISRPLPFSCRTTLDLGGNFFDQWISYHLPGEGGKVISAKITVPSLKVVGEHNRSNVLAAFMVGLIYGLEPEVMISALASFGGLVHRLEYVFRVAGIDYVNDSKATNIDAVAKAIVSFEQPVVLLLGGRDKGARFAELENILGGRVREIIPFGEAAELIARQLPHFCAGVKAANLQEAVVAGSRLAHPGDVVLLSPGCASFDEFSNYKQRGKAFIRMVHKLEGQD